The genomic interval TTTCGAACTATACTGCAGTAGAAAGGCATATTACAAGTGACGAGCTTCTAGAGTTGGATGTCGATGTACTCATTCCGGCTGCATTGGAAAATGTGATCACATCCCAAAATGCCGAGAGAGTGAAAGCGAAAGTGATTGCTGAAGCGGCAAATGGTCCTTGTACGCCTGAAGCTGATAAAATATTAAATAAAAATGGAACGCTTGTGATTCCAGATATTTTGGCAAATGCAGGGGGAGTAACGGTTTCTTATTTCGAATGGGTTCAAAATCTGGCGAATTATTATTGGACTGAGGAAGAGGTAAACGATAGGCTGCAACAAAAAATGACAACAGCTTATAATGAGGTAAAAGAAATTTCTGAAAAATATGCTGTTGACAGAAGAACTGGCGCGTTTATGATTTCTTTGCTTAGAATTTCCGAAGCGATGAAAGCTAGAGGCTGGGTTTAAAATCTTTTTCCTTAGGAGAATGCACTCCTAAGGAATTAAAATATATTTCAATTCTCTTTTCATTGTCCTTTATTAAAAAGTGCGTTCAGAAAGGAGGACAACGAGAGGCAAGAAGGTCGAGGAAGCGTAGCTCTGAGCACCGCAGCGTATGTTTGTAGAATACGTGAGGAGCGGAAGAGCAAGCTGACGTAGAGATTCGCAGCCTATCGTTCCCGGACTTTTTGAACAACCTCTATAAGCAGTTCATTTTCATTCATTCTTTTGAAAGGATATACTTTAAGTGTGTGTTCAAAAGTGAAGAGAAAGAAGTTCACCAGCTTACCCCTGATTAAAGTGACATCGAACTCTCTTTCGACTTCAGCCTTTTGAATACCTTACTGTATATTTGAACTTCCTTCTAAAGAATAATGAAAGGAGAATCGAAATGGATACCGAAATGAAAGACAGAATGATGAAAGCTTTAGAGAATGTTATCGACCCTGAGCTTGGCATCGATATCGTGAATCTAGGACTTGTATATGACGTAGAGTTGAACGACGATGGCGTGGCAATTGTTACAATGACATTGACAGCGATGGGCTGCCCTCTTGCAGGTGTGATAGCGGACGAGGTCAAACGTGCGTTGTCTGATATTCCAGAGATTCAAGAT from Pueribacillus theae carries:
- a CDS encoding metal-sulfur cluster assembly factor; the encoded protein is MDTEMKDRMMKALENVIDPELGIDIVNLGLVYDVELNDDGVAIVTMTLTAMGCPLAGVIADEVKRALSDIPEIQDAEVNIVWSPPWSKDRMSRMAKIALGIQ